CAACGCTGAGATGGTTCTCTAAAAACAAGCGAACCTTAGAGTCTCCAGATGTGCAATACATTATTGATTCCAAAGAAAATGGCTTACGCTTGGAATTATTTATTATCAAGGATGATGCCGAAGGTGGGGATTTTTACTATTTAGGTCCATTGGAATATATTGAGGCAAGTGCGGAGGAAATGGAACGAGCTGGTGAAAGTGTTGTCTGCATGTTCTTTACGTTAAAAGAACCTGTCAAAGCTGACCTTTTCCACTATTTAACGACACAATAAAATGAGATTCGTTGTGAATCTCATTTTTTGCTTAATATATCAACGGCTGGGCGATCAACAGGTGCCCAATTAAGGGTATTTAATTCGCTAGGTGCCAGCCAAGTTGAATTTTGGTGTTCTATCAAGAGGAGCTCTCCAGATACTAATTCAGCCTCATAAGTTTTCATGATGACTGTTCCGAATTCGTAATCATAGGAAGCTTCATTTACATAATTAATTATTTTGATTTCCGATGCGAATTCTTCTTGAATTTCTCGAACAAGTGCTTCTTCGGATGATTCACCATTTTCTAATTTTCCACCTGGAAATTCCCAATAGCCAGCTAGTGATTTTCCTTCAGGCCGTTGAGCGCAAAAATATTTCCCATCCTTTAGGATGGCAGCAGCAACAACATTTATTGTTTTTTGTGACATGATGTTCTCCATTCGTTTATTGATATCATATCAAAAAAAAACATTTTTTCAAATCAAATACTAAACTTTAAAAAATCGCATTTTTTTGTAGCGAAATTTTATAAAAAAGTTTAAAATAGAAGAAAAGTGTATGAGGTAATATATGGGATATCCAGTTTTTAATGAAGTGCAGGGACAACAGGTTGTAGACGCCATTTTGAAGGGCTATAAGACTTATTTGGATGTACGACTAAAGGCGAAAGTAGAAATGAAAGTTTCTGCGGGCTATGCATGGACAAAGCCAAATTATATTGATGATGCTTTTTCCAAAGCCGACTTACCGTTCATCACGAATTATACTGTTCAACATGCTGGTCAGTCTTGGGAGTATATCGAGTTTGAGAGTGAGAATGAAATGTTGGGAAATGTATTGCTTATTATCAAGGGCGAAGCTCGTCTGAAGCAAAATTTTCCAGAAGTAGCCACTAAGAAAAAAGGCTATCTATTTGAGCTAGCAGAAATCAATAACGAATTTATTGAAAAGCAAGTCAAGCTTGAAGAGACTGACAGTAACACAAAATTAGATAATATTCAATTAGAACTCATTCAAGATGAGGAAATGAAAGCCTTATCTCAACATACATCAAATGTTGATCATTTTTTGATTTTAACTCATCAAGTAGACAATGATTATAAAATGACAAAGATTCAGGTGGTTATGCCTGATGCGCGTCAAGGAAAGTTGTTACCATTACAAGATCTATCTGAATATATCGCTTCAAGTGCAATTGATTTCAATGACGATAAGTATCAAGGTTTGACTGACTTGTCTGACATCAAGGACATTGAGGAGTTTGGTATTGTACCACGGGTAGCTATTCAGAAACAAGGATAGTTGCATTAGAAAGGGATGTTCCATGTTTAACGGTCATATTTTGGAGGAGATGCGCTTATTAAATGGGCTGAGTCGCTCTGAATTGGCAGAAAAATTGCAGGTGAGTGAGCAGGCAATCTGGCAGTTTGAAAACAATCAAGCATCGCCTAAAATGAAGCACCTGATGACTTTATCGCATCTTTTCCATGTATCAATTGATTATTTTAACGAAGAAGAGCAGCTGCCTCAATTTGATTTGAGCCAGATTGCTTTTCGAAACGCTGATTTGGAAGCCAAAAAGGCGATTCGTATCCAGAGTATTTACCTTGAAAAATTAAATCAGATGATTGATTATCTCGAACAGTTTGTAGAGATTCCTCATCAAACGATTTATGAATTGTGTCATCAGACCAATCAACTTTTTCAAGATGGTGTGGCGATTCATGAGATTGCAATGATGGCTCGTGATGTATTAGAAATCGCTCCTGATAATGGTAATCTTCTCTATCATTTAGAAAAATCAGGGATTTATATTTCAGAAAGATTAATTAATGGGCAAGCGGATGCTTACAGTGCATGGTCAAAGAAGGGGCGGCCCTTTATCATACTAGGAGTAGGAAAATCATCAGTGCGTCGAAATTTTGATTTGGCGCATGAGTTAGGGCATTTGCTATTGCATCAAAGAGTTGATTTTGAGGAGCTTTCGATAGCTGAATTAGAAGAAAAGGAAGGAGAAGCAAATCAGTTTGCTTCCTGTTTCTTGTTACCGGAAAAAACATTCCTGCATGATTTTCAGTCCTTGGTTGGAAAACGGACCAGTAATCCTGATCAGTATGTTTTATTGAAGCAAAAATATAATGTGTCAATTCAGGCTTTAGAATATAGAGCTTATAAATTAGGATTGCTGACGCCTCAACAAAATGCATATTTCTATAGACAGATTTCCAAAAAAGACTATAAAGTGGTCGAACCGTTGGATCGAGATATTCCTCTAAAGCATCCAAGTAAAATTAGAAGTATTCTAGATGTTATCTTATCTCATCATTTACTGACTTTATCTGATTTAACAAGATACCCCAAAGTTTCGACTAAGTACATCAGCCAACTATTTGGATTTGATGACCAATTTTTTGATCCTTACCGAGAGAGTATCTCTAAGTTTGAGAATGTCATTCCCTTGTTTCCTCAAAAACAGGGTTAGTAAAATGGTAGCTTGACAAGGGCAGAGTTGTAACTGTATCAGTATTCTACTGTTTATGAATGAAAAACGAGCACGAGGATTTTTATGTCAGAAGCGATCATACGATTGGCGAGTCAGGGAAGGCTTGAGGAGGAGTTAGCTGAATTGAAGGTGAGGCTGGCTGTTCTATTATCTGAGCGGGATGACTTGTTACTCCATATCTGCAAGAATATTGAGATGGATTTTCTGCTTAAGATTGGTCGCTTGGAGTACGAGGCTTTTCAGGCGCAGTGCGATTATTTGCGGGCAAAACGCAAATGTGAAATGCTTCAAGCAATGAAAAACCGTCAGGAAAAGGTGGATTTAGATGCAATCGAATACTTGCTTGATGAGGAATTTAGGGAGTATTTGGCGCAGTTATCACAGCAGTTTGAGGAAATTGCGAGAGCAATTGAACGTAGTCAATCTTCAGTATTGACAGAGGAAGAGACAAAAGACCTAAAGAAATATTATCATCAGATTGTCAAGTGGCTCCATCCTGATTTACATCCTGATATTTCAGACGAAGAGCTAAAGCTTTTTCATACAGCTGTAGTCGCTTATGAAGCAGCTGATATAGAAACTATTCGGATGATTTATGACTTGTTAGCTGATAGAGCTGACGATGACAGGGTGAGTAGCCACGCGCTATTGAAAAAACGGCTTGTCCAGCTGGCAACACAAATACAGCAACTTGAGGAGCAGATTGAAGAGATCAAATCCCAATACCCTTATCGTTACAAGGACCTCTTGCAAGATGAGAAATGGGTCTTGGAACGTCAAGGGATAGTGAAGAAAGCAAAAATAGATTTTCTCCATGCAAAAGAAATGTATGAAAAGAGAATCAAGGAGTTGTTAGACTAAATGGATTTGCAGAAGTTAGACAAGGAAAATCATCTGGTTAGTCTCTTTCATCAGAAGAATGTGGAGATCGATTTTAGACTTCCTTTTGAGCGTGATATTTTTCTTTTTGATACCTATGTTGCGGGTGTCATGCATATTGAAACGTTTGAGGAGATTGAACCTGATTTGCAGATTGGGATGGAATTGGTTTTTATTAGAGAACCTGAAAATCCTTACGATTCAGAAGCGATTAACATTCAAACCCAAGTAGGGCAGAAGATTGGCTATGTTCCCAAGAAAGATAATGTGATTTTTGCCCGCCTCATGGATGCAGGGAAGCTTCTTGTCGGAAAAATTCAAGATAAGAAGCAAAAGGGCAAATGGACCAAGATTGGCATTGGCATTTATTTGAGAGATTAGAGACAAGTATTGTTGCAATAGGTGATATCTTCTGATTGCTATATTAAATCAGCATAATCGGAAGTATATAGTAGCTGCTAGTTTGAATTGAGAAACACGATTTTTTAATGAATAAATGATATTACTATAAACCAAGCTCAAATAGCTTGGTTTTATGGTATACTAAAGTTAATATGGAAAATGGTGGTAATACTCGTCAAAAATCAAATTCTGACGTTGTTAACTCACCTTGCTTCAACAGTCCGGTGGACTGTTGAAGGTTGGAAATAAGGATTATGCAATAATCCTTAGCTAGCATTAGTCCGAACTAGTGGTTCAGTGGAGACGAGCTTTGCTCGCTCTATTTCCAGTCTTTCGCAATTCTCAATTGTGGAAGCTAGTCAGATTTTGATTTTTATAGAGTATAAGGATGTTGAAAAAAGAGAAAGGACTTCCTATGAAAATTATTCGATTGTTTGAAGATGATATGCTAGAGTATGAGCAGGAAGTGATAGGTAAATTGGGACTTGATGCGACCATTGAGGTGCGTGTGAGCCAGACGGAGGAGGAGATTATTGCAAATGCTAGGGATGCAGATGTGGTGATTGCAGTCTATGAGCCTCTGACACAGCGGGTATTGGAAAGTTTGCCTAATTTGAAATTCGTTCTTTATCGCTCCATTGGCTTTAACAGTGTTGATTTAGAGTATGCGACCAAGAAGAATCTGCCGGTGTCTCATCTTGCTAGTTATTGTATCGACGAAGTGGCTAACTATGTTGTTGCAGCCATTTTGATGCACAACCGGCGTTTGCATGATTTTAACCAATCGATTAAGGTTGATAAAAAATGGGACTATCAACTCTTTCCAGATATGCGACGTCTGTCCTCGCTAACAGTTGGTCTCATTGGTTTTGGCAATATTCCAAGGCTAATTAGTGAGCGTCTTCGAGTTTTTGGTTGCCGTGTCATTGCCTATGATCCGTTTGTAGATAAAGAAGTATTTATTCAAGCAGGGGTAGAAGCGGTATCGCTGGAGGAAGTTTTTGCGGAGAGTGATTACATCTCCTGTCACTTGCCTTTAAATGAACAGACCAAGGAATTACTAGATGCATCCTTATTTGGCCTAGCGACAAAAGCTCCAGTCTTTATCAATTCTTCTCGCGGAGGGGTTGTGAAGGAAGATGATTTGGTTGTAGCGCTGTCTGATGGTTCGCTTTCTTATGCTATTTTGGATGTCGTATCAACTGAGGATCCTGATTTGACCACCTTGCCGTTTATGGCAATGGAAAATGTCCTCTTGACACCGCATATTGCTTTTTATTCGCAAGAAGCCTTTCTACATGGTGTGAGAGAAAATATGAAAAATATCCAGGCCTTTCTGCGAAAGGATTATGCCCATGCAGGCATTGTTAATCTGGAAGGACTTTCCTTGAATCAATGAAAAAGAGAAGGCTTTTAGAAAGTCGAACAGTTGAGTTTCCCTAAAAACTCTGTTATACTGAAGGAAAATAAAGTGAAAAAAGTGCTGTCTAGTGCTTTTTTCTTGTTCGTCAAAGAAGGAGGAGAAATGAACTATATCTGGTCTTATTTGAAAAAATACCCCAAATGGTTAGTTTTGGATTTAATTGGGGCAATCTTTTTTGTAGTCGTTAATCTTGGTCTACCTACAGTTTTAGCGCGTATGATTGATGAAGGTGTCAATAATAGAGATACGGAGCGCTTGTATTTCTGGGCGATGATGATGTTGGTTGTGATTGTTCTTGGAACCTTGGGGCGCATTGTCTTGTCTTATGCAGCTGGTAAATTAACGACCAGCATGGTACGGGATATGCGCAATGATCTCTATGCCAAGTTGCAGGAATATTCTCATCATGAGTACGAGCAAATTGGGGTTTCATCCTTGGTAACTCGCATGACCAGCGATGCCTTTGTGTTAATGCAGTTTGCAGAGCAGGTCTTAAAATTAGGGGTGATTACTCCTGTGATGATGCTGTCAAGTGTGATGATGATTTTTCTAACCAGTCCGTCTATGGCTTGGATTGTTGCCTTTGCGATGCCATTCTTAGCACTTGTTGTCTGGTATGTGGCGGTGAAGACTCGTCCGCTTTCTGAAAAACAACAGAAAACCTTGGATAAAATCAATCAATACGCGCGTGAAAATGTGACTGGTTTGCGGGTTATTCGGGCCTTTGCACGAGAGGAATTTCAAGAAGAGCGCTTTGCGGAGCAAAATGACATTTATGCTCAAAATTCCAATCGTTTGTTCAAATTGACTGGTTTGACCGAACCGCTCTTTGTTCAGATTATTATTGCCATGATTGTATCGATTGTCTGGTTTGCCCTAGCCCCACTTGGTCGAGGGGATTTGCAGATTGGGGATTTGGTAGCTTTTATCGAGTATAGTTTCCATGCTCTTTTGTCCTTCTTGCTCTTGTCAAATCTCTTTACCATGTATCCTCGGACTGCTGTTTCTAGTGAGCGTTTGAAAGAAGTCATGGATATGCCGATTTCGATTAACCCAAATGAGGATGGGGTAAGAGAGACAGAAACCCGAGGGTATTTGGAATTTGAAAATGTTACCTTTGCCTATCCGGGAGAAACAGAAAATCCTGTGTTACACAATATTTCCTTTAAGGCAAAACCAGGTGAAACCATTGCCTTTATCGGCTCAACGGGTTCTGGCAAGTCTTCTTTGGTGCAGTTGATTCCCCGTTTTTATGATGTAACGCTTGGAAAAATCATGGTAGACGGTGTGGATGTACGTTCATATAATCTCAAGGCATTGCGTCAGAAGATTGGTTTTATTCCGCAAAAGGCTCTCTTGTTTACAGGAACCATTGCTGAAAATCTGCGTTATGGAAAAGAAGATGCCAGTCAGGAAGAATTGCACCAGGCTGCAGATGTTGCACAGGCACGTGAATTTATTGAAAGTAAGGAAGAGCAATTTGAAACCCACTTGGCAGAAGGGGGAAGTAACTTATCTGGTGGACAAAAGCAACGCCTGTCGATTGCGCGTGCGGTAGTCAAAGAGCCAGATATTTATATCTTTGATGACTCTTTTTCAGCCTTGGATTATAAGACAGATGCGATTTTGCGGCGTCGTTTGAAAGAAGTAACAGAACATGCGACTGTCTTAATCGTGGCTCAACGTGTTGGAACTATTATGGATGCAGACCAAATTATCGTTCTTGATAAGGGAGAAATTATCGGTCGTGGGACACATGAAGAGCTAATGGAGAGCAATTCTATTTACCGTGAAATTGCCAATTCTCAGCTGAATAGCCAATCATTAACAGAAGAATAGGAGGAAACATGAAACAATCTAGCTTTGCTCGTTTATGGAGCTATTTAAAAGAATATAAACTGGCGCTTTTTGTAGCCATTTTCCTCAAGGTTTTAAGTGTCGTCATGAGTGTCTTGGAACCGTTTGTACTGGGACTTGCCATTACTGAATTGACAAAAAATCTGTTGGAGATGGCAAAAGGTGTAGCGGGTGCTGGTATCAATGTGACGTATATTTTTTGGATATTGGTGCTCTATTTCATCCGTGCTCTTTTCTATGAGATTGGCGCCTACTATTCTAATTATTTTATGACCAATGCTGTACAGCAGACGGTTGCGGATTTGCGAAATGACCTAAGTCGAAAAATCAATCGGATTTCGGTATCCTATTTTGATCAGCAACAATTTGGCGATCTTCTGGGACGTTTTACCAGTGATGTGGAAACAGTATCAAATGCCCTTCAACAGAGCGTGCTTCAGATGGTCAATGCGGTCTTTACGATTTCGCTTGCAGTTGCCATGATGCTCTTTTTGAATATGAAATTAGCCCTCATTGTCATAGTCAGCATTCCCTTGACCTATCTAGGTGCTCAATTGATTCTCAAAAAATCTCAGCCCTATTTTAAGGAGCAGGCAGCTATTTTAGGTCGACTTAACGGATTTGTGCAGGAAAATTTATCGGGTTTTAATGTTTTGAAACTCTATGGTCGTGAGGAAGCCTCAACAGAGGATTTTCAAGCCATTACAGATCGCTTGCAACAGGTTGGATTCAAAGCCAGTTTCATCTCTGGTTTGATGATGCCGATTCTCCATGTTGTGTCTGATTTGACCTATCTAATTGTGGCGGTTGTCGGTGGTTTACAGGTCATTGCAGGATCCTTAACAATCGGAAATATGCAGGCCTTTGTTCAATATGTCTGGCAGGTCAGTCAGCCAATTCAGACCTTGACACAACTAGCGGGCCCATTACAAAGTGCCAAATCATCACTTGAACGGATTTTCCAAGTCCTCGATGAAGCAGATGAGCCGATGGAGGTAACAGAGCAATTGACACATGACCTGACTGGACAGGTTAGCTTCCAGCATGTTGATTTCCAATATGTGGAAAATAAACCCTTGATTCGTGATTTTAACCTAGAAGTCAAACCTGGGGAAATGGTTGCTATTGTTGGTCCGACAGGAGCAGGAAAGACAACCCTGATTAACCTATTGATGCGCTTTTATGATGTCACAAATGGGGCCATTACGGTGGATGGACACGATATTCGGCATTTATCTCGTCAGGAATACCGCAGGCAATTTGGGATGGTCTTGCAAGATGCTTGGCTCTATGAGGGTACGATTAAGGAAAATCTCCGCTTTGGAAACTTGGAGGCAACTGATGAGGACATTATCGCTGCAGCCAAGGCGGCAAATGTGGACCACTTTATTCGGACCTTGCCAGGTGGTTACAATATGGAAATGAACCAAGAATCAAGCAATATCTCGCTGGGACAAAAACAGCTTCTAACGATTGCACGTGCCCTACTGGCTGATCCGAAAATTTTGATTCTAGATGAGGCAACGAGTTCGGTCGATACGCGTTTGGAACTCTTGATTCAAAAGGCTATGAAGAATTTAATGAAGGGGCGGACTAGTTTTGTCATTGCTCATCGTTTGTCGACCATTCAAGAAGCCGATAAGATCCTCGTCTTAAAAGACGGTCAAATCATTGAGCAAGGAAATCACCAAAGTCTGCTGGCAGATAAAGGATTCTATTATGACCTTTACACGAGTCAGTTTGCTAAAAAAGAAGAAAGTGCATAAAGTGTTCAAAAGACAGCTATTTTAGACACTCCGTTTCTTTTTGAGGATTTAGCCCCCTACTTACGGTAGCAGCTAGACTATCGTTCAGATGAATATTTTTTCATAAAACTGTATTTTGTCTGTATATTTTGTGTAAATTTTCTATTTATTTTGAAAATAGATTGAGGGGAAATTGTAAATTTGTTAGAATAGTCTAGGTAAAAGGCTCCACTTCAGGTATTGTGGCTTTATAACAACATGATTCATAAAAATACAAGAAACTGGGCTACGGTCCAGTCTCTTTGCATTTTGAGATGAATGAAGAAGGAGGAAGGGGAAAATGAGTCAAAAGAAAACATTTGGTCAGATTATTAGTGACTTACGTCAAGAAAAGGGACTGTCAAGAGAAATGGTGTGTGGTGATGAAAGGGAATTATCTGTACGCCAGCTCATTCGCTTGGAAAAAGGAGAGTCTAAACCAACCTTGACAAAGATTGAATATTTGGCTGATGGTTTGGGAGTTCCACTTTATCAATTGATGGAAGATTATACGGAACTTCCAAAACGATATATCGATTTGAAGTATTTGCTGATGAGAACAGGCTTATTTGGTCCACCAACACTTATCAAACAGAAAGAGCAGTATTTATCAGAAATCTATGAGAACTATTATGATGAGTTGCCAGAAGATGAACAAGTTGCTGTAGATGTTTTGCAGTCTTGGATTGATGTTTTTGCGACTGGAAAAACAGTATTTGGCAATCAGATGTTGGAGGAATATTTTCATCAGGTAAAGCAGAAAACAGTCTATCAAATCAATGATTTGCTGATTTTAGAATTGTATTTTTATTGCCTTTACTTGGATAATCGTCTATTTGATCCAAATGTATATCAACATTTTTTGACCTGTTTAATGGATCAAGATGCTTATCTGCCCATAGAGCAAGTATTTTTCTTGATTACGGTTGCTGTGACCTGCATTGCTGTTGGATTGAACAATGGTTATTGTAAGGGGATTGGACAATTATTGAAAAAGGTCAAAAAACTCATGAAACAAACGCAAGATTATCAACACCTACCGATTATTCGTTTACAGGAATGCCAAATTCTCTGGTTAAAAAAGCGAAAGTGGGCGGAAAGATGGTACAAGAAAATACAGTTGTCTCTTTCAGAAATTGGTCATGAAGAAGTCCTACAGAAGTTTGAAGAATGGCGAGAACAGTTTGTCAATAAGGGATTACGCCAGTCGTGACATTTCTGTCCTGTTTACTGCAGATGGATTCATGTATAATCAATCTATCTGAACAGAAAGGAGGAAAAAGATGACACGTGAATTGTATACATTTTTGTGTGGTTTAAAATGGTGGACAGCCTGCTAAGCGACATGAAATAAGAAAATGAGGAGCTGGCAAAGCTCCTTTTAAAGTAGGGAGAGGAACAATAGATGGATTTTGGACAGTTTATCAGAGAGTTACGTTTAAAAAGAAGATGGACAAAAGAAGATTTATGCGGGGATGAGGCGGAGTTGTCGATTCGACAATTAACACGATTGGAATTAGGCTATTCAAAGCCTACGTTATCGAAAATCGAATTTATAGCTTCCCGTTTAGGCATTCCAACCTTTCAATTGATGAAGTATTATAGCGCTCCTCCACAGGATTATTTAGAATTGAAATACTTGACCTTGCGTTTGGCAACGTTTGGAGATGAGGAAAAATTGACTCAAATGGTACACTATGTTGACGAAATGGCAACTCGATTTTACGAACAATTACCAGAAGATGAACGTGTGATTATTTGGATATTGAGATGTCGGATTCGCATGTGCTTTGGTATTGAACCAATTAAACAGACACAAATATTTCATGATTATTTTGAACAAGTAAAGCGGCGAACATGCTATAGTATCAACGATTTATTGCTCATTCATGTTTATTTTTTGGCTTGTCAAGTAAAGAGAGAGTTATTTGACAAATGTTTTTATCAACAAGTGACGAATTGTTTGTTGAAACAAGACGAACAGTTGAAAGCTGAAGAATGGTTTATCTTGAGGGATGTCTTGATTGCTTCCCTAACAGCTGCTATTGAATACGGTTCTGATTATAGACATGAGGAAGTCATTGCCTTGCTACATCAGCTGATGGAGCTGACTCAGGATTATCAGAAGAAGGCGGTTGTCTATCTGCTGGAATGGAAGTGTGCCCTTTGTTTTCGGAAGGAGCTAGCGGTCGCAAAAGAAGCTTATCAACAGGCTCTCTTTTTTGCGCAAGTAATACCGGAATCATCAATCAGTCAAAAATTAAAGGATGAGTGGGAGTTGGATATGTATAACTATTCAGGGGAA
Above is a window of Streptococcus sp. zg-86 DNA encoding:
- a CDS encoding (deoxy)nucleoside triphosphate pyrophosphohydrolase, encoding MSQKTINVVAAAILKDGKYFCAQRPEGKSLAGYWEFPGGKLENGESSEEALVREIQEEFASEIKIINYVNEASYDYEFGTVIMKTYEAELVSGELLLIEHQNSTWLAPSELNTLNWAPVDRPAVDILSKK
- a CDS encoding ABC transporter ATP-binding protein; this translates as MNYIWSYLKKYPKWLVLDLIGAIFFVVVNLGLPTVLARMIDEGVNNRDTERLYFWAMMMLVVIVLGTLGRIVLSYAAGKLTTSMVRDMRNDLYAKLQEYSHHEYEQIGVSSLVTRMTSDAFVLMQFAEQVLKLGVITPVMMLSSVMMIFLTSPSMAWIVAFAMPFLALVVWYVAVKTRPLSEKQQKTLDKINQYARENVTGLRVIRAFAREEFQEERFAEQNDIYAQNSNRLFKLTGLTEPLFVQIIIAMIVSIVWFALAPLGRGDLQIGDLVAFIEYSFHALLSFLLLSNLFTMYPRTAVSSERLKEVMDMPISINPNEDGVRETETRGYLEFENVTFAYPGETENPVLHNISFKAKPGETIAFIGSTGSGKSSLVQLIPRFYDVTLGKIMVDGVDVRSYNLKALRQKIGFIPQKALLFTGTIAENLRYGKEDASQEELHQAADVAQAREFIESKEEQFETHLAEGGSNLSGGQKQRLSIARAVVKEPDIYIFDDSFSALDYKTDAILRRRLKEVTEHATVLIVAQRVGTIMDADQIIVLDKGEIIGRGTHEELMESNSIYREIANSQLNSQSLTEE
- a CDS encoding helix-turn-helix domain-containing protein — its product is MSQKKTFGQIISDLRQEKGLSREMVCGDERELSVRQLIRLEKGESKPTLTKIEYLADGLGVPLYQLMEDYTELPKRYIDLKYLLMRTGLFGPPTLIKQKEQYLSEIYENYYDELPEDEQVAVDVLQSWIDVFATGKTVFGNQMLEEYFHQVKQKTVYQINDLLILELYFYCLYLDNRLFDPNVYQHFLTCLMDQDAYLPIEQVFFLITVAVTCIAVGLNNGYCKGIGQLLKKVKKLMKQTQDYQHLPIIRLQECQILWLKKRKWAERWYKKIQLSLSEIGHEEVLQKFEEWREQFVNKGLRQS
- a CDS encoding spr1629 family repressor/antitoxin → MFNGHILEEMRLLNGLSRSELAEKLQVSEQAIWQFENNQASPKMKHLMTLSHLFHVSIDYFNEEEQLPQFDLSQIAFRNADLEAKKAIRIQSIYLEKLNQMIDYLEQFVEIPHQTIYELCHQTNQLFQDGVAIHEIAMMARDVLEIAPDNGNLLYHLEKSGIYISERLINGQADAYSAWSKKGRPFIILGVGKSSVRRNFDLAHELGHLLLHQRVDFEELSIAELEEKEGEANQFASCFLLPEKTFLHDFQSLVGKRTSNPDQYVLLKQKYNVSIQALEYRAYKLGLLTPQQNAYFYRQISKKDYKVVEPLDRDIPLKHPSKIRSILDVILSHHLLTLSDLTRYPKVSTKYISQLFGFDDQFFDPYRESISKFENVIPLFPQKQG
- a CDS encoding ABC transporter ATP-binding protein encodes the protein MKQSSFARLWSYLKEYKLALFVAIFLKVLSVVMSVLEPFVLGLAITELTKNLLEMAKGVAGAGINVTYIFWILVLYFIRALFYEIGAYYSNYFMTNAVQQTVADLRNDLSRKINRISVSYFDQQQFGDLLGRFTSDVETVSNALQQSVLQMVNAVFTISLAVAMMLFLNMKLALIVIVSIPLTYLGAQLILKKSQPYFKEQAAILGRLNGFVQENLSGFNVLKLYGREEASTEDFQAITDRLQQVGFKASFISGLMMPILHVVSDLTYLIVAVVGGLQVIAGSLTIGNMQAFVQYVWQVSQPIQTLTQLAGPLQSAKSSLERIFQVLDEADEPMEVTEQLTHDLTGQVSFQHVDFQYVENKPLIRDFNLEVKPGEMVAIVGPTGAGKTTLINLLMRFYDVTNGAITVDGHDIRHLSRQEYRRQFGMVLQDAWLYEGTIKENLRFGNLEATDEDIIAAAKAANVDHFIRTLPGGYNMEMNQESSNISLGQKQLLTIARALLADPKILILDEATSSVDTRLELLIQKAMKNLMKGRTSFVIAHRLSTIQEADKILVLKDGQIIEQGNHQSLLADKGFYYDLYTSQFAKKEESA
- a CDS encoding C-terminal binding protein, with product MKIIRLFEDDMLEYEQEVIGKLGLDATIEVRVSQTEEEIIANARDADVVIAVYEPLTQRVLESLPNLKFVLYRSIGFNSVDLEYATKKNLPVSHLASYCIDEVANYVVAAILMHNRRLHDFNQSIKVDKKWDYQLFPDMRRLSSLTVGLIGFGNIPRLISERLRVFGCRVIAYDPFVDKEVFIQAGVEAVSLEEVFAESDYISCHLPLNEQTKELLDASLFGLATKAPVFINSSRGGVVKEDDLVVALSDGSLSYAILDVVSTEDPDLTTLPFMAMENVLLTPHIAFYSQEAFLHGVRENMKNIQAFLRKDYAHAGIVNLEGLSLNQ
- a CDS encoding spr1630 family ClpXP-sensitive toxin; this translates as MGYPVFNEVQGQQVVDAILKGYKTYLDVRLKAKVEMKVSAGYAWTKPNYIDDAFSKADLPFITNYTVQHAGQSWEYIEFESENEMLGNVLLIIKGEARLKQNFPEVATKKKGYLFELAEINNEFIEKQVKLEETDSNTKLDNIQLELIQDEEMKALSQHTSNVDHFLILTHQVDNDYKMTKIQVVMPDARQGKLLPLQDLSEYIASSAIDFNDDKYQGLTDLSDIKDIEEFGIVPRVAIQKQG
- a CDS encoding helix-turn-helix domain-containing protein gives rise to the protein MDFGQFIRELRLKRRWTKEDLCGDEAELSIRQLTRLELGYSKPTLSKIEFIASRLGIPTFQLMKYYSAPPQDYLELKYLTLRLATFGDEEKLTQMVHYVDEMATRFYEQLPEDERVIIWILRCRIRMCFGIEPIKQTQIFHDYFEQVKRRTCYSINDLLLIHVYFLACQVKRELFDKCFYQQVTNCLLKQDEQLKAEEWFILRDVLIASLTAAIEYGSDYRHEEVIALLHQLMELTQDYQKKAVVYLLEWKCALCFRKELAVAKEAYQQALFFAQVIPESSISQKLKDEWELDMYNYSGEKK
- a CDS encoding HIRAN domain-containing protein yields the protein MDLQKLDKENHLVSLFHQKNVEIDFRLPFERDIFLFDTYVAGVMHIETFEEIEPDLQIGMELVFIREPENPYDSEAINIQTQVGQKIGYVPKKDNVIFARLMDAGKLLVGKIQDKKQKGKWTKIGIGIYLRD